GCGCCGCCTGAATCGGCTAGAATTGGCGCACCCCAATTCACGGTTCGGGCGCGATGATCCAGACCTACACCTTTAGTGCCGCGGGTGGCCACGCCGCCAACGAAGACGCATTCGTGCTGCGCCCCGACGCCAACAAAGAAGGGCGGGTCGTTGCGCTCGCCGACGGGCAAGGCGGGCGCGCCGGCGGAGCGCGAGCCGCCCGGCTCGCGTGTGAAATTGCCGGGCAACACGCTACCTGGGATGAATCACTCGGCTGGGTCGAGATCCTGACCCGCGCAGATGTCACGGTCGCACAAGATCACGAGGCCGGGTTCACGACTCTGGTCGGGCTGCGCGTTTGCGCCGACCGCGTTGTCGGTGCTTCATGCGGTGACAGCGCGGCCGCCGTAGTCTGCGGCGAACAGGCGCCGCGCGTGTTGACCTCTCGACAGTTCAAAAACCCGCCGGTCGGTTGTGGCGCCGCGACCTTCGTCCCGTTCGAGATGAAGCTCACGCGCCCCTGGAAGCTACTCGCAATCACAGACGGCGTGTGGAAGTACGCAGGATGGGAGCGCGTATGGGACTGCGCCGCACGACTCTCGGGCACGGAGTTGATCGCGGAACTTCAGAGTGCGGCCCAACTTGTCCTCACCGGCGAGTTTCAGGACGACTTCACCGTTGTGTTGCTTGAAAGCGAGTAGAGCATGTACCGCATCACGCAGTGCTTCTCGGTCGGGCCGTTCGCGTCTACGGAGCGCGCGGAGAAACTGCTCGCGGCCGGTGTCACGCACGTGCTGAACGTGTCCGACGGGCCGAGTCACGTGTCGGCCGGCGAAGGTTCGTTCGCGGACGTCGTATGGGTGCCCATGTCCGATAGCCGCCGACTGATGCTCTCAACCGCGGTGCGGGCGATCGACGCGCTTCACGAACTCGCCTCAGCACCGGACGCGCACGTCTACGTTCACTGTGTCGCGGGCTTGGTCCGCTCGCCAACGATCCTGTGGCTGTACCTAGTTGCGTGCGGCCTCCCACCAAAATTCGCACGCGACACCATCGAAACGCGGTCGCCCAACGCCACCGCAGGCCACTTCCGTATGGTCGACCACGAACACGTGCTGCTCGCGCAGAAGCACGGACTCGCTCGCTTTCTTCCCCACCCGCGTAGGGAAGTCATCGTGCCGTTTCCACTAATGGAAGAATAACTGGTGCTATTCGCCGAACGTCACGGGAAACTCGGCCGCAACGGTTCACGCGCGCACGATCGGGCAGAAGACCTGCTCACGTCCACCGCGTTCCAACTGCTGCGATATCTGCCACTGGAGGTCGGGTTGCTGGCGGTGTTACGTCGCATGCGCGCCGTCGGCTCCGACGGTCACGTCGCAACCGAAGCACCCGCATGGCTGATGCTCAATACCGTGACGGCCGCCGACTATACTTTTTGGCCGCGCTGGGCGGGGTTCGGCGAACCCGATGTTGTCGTCACGTTATCGGCGAGTGGAGTCACCGTTGGTCGCTTGGTGATCGAGGTGAAGTTGGATGCAGGAAAGAGCGGGGAAGCGAAAGAAGATACTGAGACCGCAGATGCCCCCGACCCGGATCAGTTGCGGCGATACTGGCAAGGGCTGCGTACCACATCCGATGCCCCGGCACTCGGTGTTGTGTATCTGACATCGCACCCGATTCCACCGGTCGACGACTTGACTGTGTCGGTCGCGCGCGAACCGGGTGACTGGTTAGGATGGCTCTCGTGGCGCACCGTCTGGTCCGTGGTGCGGGCCAGTGAGTTGCTCCCAGCGCGCGATTTGGCCGACATCCTCGCAGCAAAGGGCCTGAAGTGCTTTGACGGCTTTCACTCCCAGCCTTGGATTTTGCCTCATTCACCACGACGCTACTGGTCAGCGCCCTCGGCAATTTGGTTCGCGCAACCAGTTCGAGTTTTCCCAAACAGTGCGCGCTTTTGGACCTCATTGAGAGGGATATCGTGAACGAAACAAATCTCAGCAAATCCGTGGCATCTGCCACGGATTTTCTTTACGGCATCCTCGCGGACGTGCGCGCGATGCTTTTGTCACTGGAAGCGGCAATGGAGCAGGCGGGTTGGCGATCGGTAACAAAGAAGATTGCCACTGCTAACCTGAACTCCACACTGCAAGGGGAATGGCTCTTATGGTGGTGTTACCGATTCTACGCACCAATGGATGCCGGCGAGAGTTTTGACCGACTCGTTGCCATCGTCTGTAACCTTGGCCCGCCCGAAGGTGCGGAACATGACTACGCCACACTTCTCGCAGCGGCTGTTCGATTCCCCCAGCCGACCAATTTCGACGAAATATATAACTCGTGGAACTCGACCTTATCCGTATGCCGTGCCGCGCTCGAACGTCCAGACATTTCTATTCTCACTACCTCTGAGTACGCGGACTTCAGCCCGCACGCATCTGCGGTCGCGGCGATCGCCTTTCCTTTGTGCGAATTGACCTCTGAACAGGAAATCAACACGCGATTGGTAAAGCCTTTACTCGCTGCCGAAGCGTTATTGGGGGCGCAGTCGTGATTGCATCACTCGCTTACCTCAACGGTCGGCTCCTACCGTTCACGGAAGCCGCTCTACCGCTGCACGACGCCGGGTTCGTGTCCGGCGCGACGATCGTGGATAACGCGCGCACGTTCCGACACAAACTGTTCCGCTGGCCGGACCACCTCGCACGCTTCCGACGCGACTGCGCCGCGTGCTTCGTCCCGCTCGACGCGACCGACGAGCACCTCACTGCAACCGCAGAAGAACTCGTCGCACACAACGCGAAATTGCTCCCGCCAGGGAGCGAGTTGCAGTTGGTCACGTTCGCCACCCCCGGACCGCTCGGGTTCTACCTGGGTGAAGCGAACAGCGGCCCGCCGACGCTCGGCATGGTGACGTACTCGCTGCCGTTCGCGCGCTACCGGCGATTCTTCACAGAAGGCGTGACACTCGCGGTAGCAGGGACGCAATCGTCCGATCCGGCCGACCTTCTACCCCCGCGCGTGAAGCACCGCAGTCGGCTGTTCTGGCACATCGCCGACAAGACGCTGAACGACCCCACGAACCGATTTCACGCACCGGGCGCGGTACCGGTCGTCCTCGATCACGCGGGCACTGCAGATACGGCAATCGGGTGCGTTCTGGCCGTAATCGACGATACGGTTGTCCACCCGGCGGCGGATCGCGTTCAAGACAGCATCAGCGCAAAGGTGATCGCCGATTTGTGTGCTGTCACCGGGCTGAACTACCGAACCGACGCGCTCGACTTCCGCCAGTTGTGCGAGCCGAGCCAGAACGGGGGAAGCGCGATCGTTCCTCGCGTGTCCGAACTGCTGTTAGCCGGTACCGGCTTCTGCGTAGCCGGAGTGAAGCGCGTTGCCTGTGCGGGGCACGCGCGCGACTACACGTGGCCCGGCCCGGTGTGCGGAAAGTTGCTCGCGGCGTGGAGCGATTTGGTCGACATGGACATCGCGAAGCAGTTCACCGGGGCGGGTGATTGATGACACAAAACCCGTTCGATAAGGCTTCGCGCTACGCGGTCAAGCTCGACCCGTCTGCGTTCCTCGCGTGGGCGACCGGGCTTGCGCCCGAGCGCATCGAGTTCCACGATTGGCTCGATACACGTGCGGTGGCGCTACCCGGAGCCGCGGACCGCACCGGCGACACGATCGCCCGGGTGACCAACCCGGACGTCGTCGAATCGCCGTGGGCCATCGCGATCGAGTTCCAGATCGAACCCGACGCACTCATGTTCGGCCGCCTGATGGTGTACTTGGGGCACCTCTGGCAGGCGATCAAGCCCGATGCCGAGCGCGGGAGCCGGTTCAACATCGGGGCCGTCGTGATCAATCTGACCGGAAGCGGCGCCGCGTCCCGCGACATGCGCTGGCCCGGTACGGGTTTCGTCACGCACCTCGGGGTTGTAGAACGCAACCTCGGGACCGAAAACGCCGACACAATTCTCACCGGCGTTGAGAGCGGGCTGTGGTCGCGCGCACTGTTGCCGTGGCTACCGTTGATGACTAACGGTGCCGACCCGGGTATCATCGATCGGTGGAAGGTACTCGCGAATACGGAACCCGATCGCCGACGGAAAGCGGACTTCGCCGCCCTTGCTCTTGTCTTTGCGAGCGCCGTTGGGCGAGAAGAAATCTGGGAAAAAGCTCTGGAGGGCTGGAACGTGATTGAATCCACCGTGGTGAATAAGTGGATCGCCGAAGGTAGCGCAAAGGGGCGTACCGAAGGGCGTGCTGAAGGGCGCACCGAAGGGCGCACCGAAGGGCGCACCGAGGAAGCGGTTGCTCTCGTGATTGCCGTGTTGGAGGCCAAATTTGGGAACGTTCCTCCCGAGGTCGAAGCGGCGATTCGCGGGTGCTCAGACCTCGCGCAATTGCAAACCTGGGTGACTCAGGCCGCAAAGACTGCGGCGTTCGACGAGTTCCGGACCACCGCCGGGCTGTGACCTTTCTGGCACGCCAATGGTCTCGAGGCACATTCACCGCAGCTCGCGTTACCCGATCCCGAGGGTAGACGGCGCGTTCTTCACGGGCTCTTCTTTACACCCTTGACAGCTTGTGACATTTGTCACAAGCTACGGTCTCGGTCCCAGCCGGGCCGCTGGCGGTGGTGACGCGCTTGTCTCTCCCCACCCCCGCCGACTCGCGGCCGATTGGGTTTATTGCCGCCCGCTCAAGCGCCAGGATTGCCACATGTCCCTCTCTCGCTCTCGCGCCCGAAGGCCGCGGTTCCCGTGGCTACTCGCACTCATTTGTGCCCTCCCGATCGGGCTCCTCGGCGCGGCCCCCACGAGCCCGTTCGTGCTCTTTGGCGCGGGGTGGGAACCGTTTTTGTTTCTCACCTCCGATACTTACGGGCTGGGCGAAAAGCTCGGATTACTCGGCTGCCTTGTCGTCGCCGTGTGCGGCCTGGGCTACGCCGCGTGGCTCATGAAACAGGTGTACGCGGCCGACACCGGTACCCCCGCGATGCAGAAAGTCGCGCAGGCCGTGCGCGAGGGTGCGAACGCCTATCTGCGACGGCAATTCACCGTCGTCGGCGTGCTCATTGTGCTGCTCACTGGTGTCATCATCGTGTCGAAGTGGCCGTGGCACGTCGAGCCCGGGGCGCACTCCGCGGGTGAACTAAAGACGATCGCGGTCGGGCGCGGGATCGCGTTCCTGATAGGCGCCCTGTTTTCCGCGGCGGTGGGCTTCACGGGTATGCGGCTCGCGACCGCGGGCAACCTGCGCGTTGCGGCGGCGGCCCGCACGAACTTCGGCAGCGCGATGCGAATGGCGTACAAGACCGGTACCATCACCGGCATGTTCACCTGCGGGTTGGGGCTGCTCGGCGGCGCGATCATCCTGCTCGTGTTCGGCGAACTCGCCTACGAGATCCTCATCGGCTACGGCTTCGGTGGGTCGCTGCTGGCGCTGTTCATGCGCGTCGGCGGCGGCATCTACACGAAGGCCGCGGACGTGGGGGCCGACCTCGTCGGGAAGGTGGAACAGGCCATCGCGGAAGACGACCCGCGGAACGCGGCTACCATCGCCGATAACGTGGGCGATAACGTCGGCGACTGCGCGGGGATGGCGTCGGACGTGTTCGAGAGCTACTCGGTCACGCTGGTCGCGTCGGTCATGCTCGGGTACGCGGCATTCGGTTACAAGGGGATGATCTTCCCGATTCTGGTCCAGGCCGTCGGCGTGGTCGCGAGCATCATCAGCACGTCGATGGTCGGGGCCGGAATCACGACCGGTAACAGTTCCATCGCGATGGGTTCCATCAACCGCGGGTTCTGGCGCAGCGCCATCATCAGCACCAT
The Gemmata palustris DNA segment above includes these coding regions:
- a CDS encoding protein-tyrosine phosphatase family protein; the protein is MYRITQCFSVGPFASTERAEKLLAAGVTHVLNVSDGPSHVSAGEGSFADVVWVPMSDSRRLMLSTAVRAIDALHELASAPDAHVYVHCVAGLVRSPTILWLYLVACGLPPKFARDTIETRSPNATAGHFRMVDHEHVLLAQKHGLARFLPHPRREVIVPFPLMEE
- a CDS encoding PP2C family serine/threonine-protein phosphatase, which codes for MIQTYTFSAAGGHAANEDAFVLRPDANKEGRVVALADGQGGRAGGARAARLACEIAGQHATWDESLGWVEILTRADVTVAQDHEAGFTTLVGLRVCADRVVGASCGDSAAAVVCGEQAPRVLTSRQFKNPPVGCGAATFVPFEMKLTRPWKLLAITDGVWKYAGWERVWDCAARLSGTELIAELQSAAQLVLTGEFQDDFTVVLLESE
- a CDS encoding aminotransferase class IV; this encodes MIASLAYLNGRLLPFTEAALPLHDAGFVSGATIVDNARTFRHKLFRWPDHLARFRRDCAACFVPLDATDEHLTATAEELVAHNAKLLPPGSELQLVTFATPGPLGFYLGEANSGPPTLGMVTYSLPFARYRRFFTEGVTLAVAGTQSSDPADLLPPRVKHRSRLFWHIADKTLNDPTNRFHAPGAVPVVLDHAGTADTAIGCVLAVIDDTVVHPAADRVQDSISAKVIADLCAVTGLNYRTDALDFRQLCEPSQNGGSAIVPRVSELLLAGTGFCVAGVKRVACAGHARDYTWPGPVCGKLLAAWSDLVDMDIAKQFTGAGD